One window of Flavobacteriales bacterium genomic DNA carries:
- a CDS encoding T9SS type A sorting domain-containing protein yields the protein MGLDRYAALALAFPFALAAGAQSITLVAPGNVPNTGNTFIVQRGAYVAPGAGGTGMLFNFNSLVSTATNTYKWEDPAGLPNGAQFPSAQFALTNGGADTIFFMATASGIERVGDTQTINAAGTDYHLVTSFSNSMLELTLPLTYGDPSWTDLFVGSVTVDGNTTTRNGGITGTADAWGRVVLPGGVDTVEVLRVTTRLTETIPLTVSGFPITVGHVHNVNAYYPLWGKFPVLRTVSDSLTSQFLNQDYAYTEWLDHTAVGIVALHTDPFNVRVFPNPASEIAEVTFNEVQGAATMEVVDMRGATVMHKVIGTTGNAPAVERIDVSQWDAGVYQVLLTDAKGSRSTRRFIVAH from the coding sequence ATGGGACTTGATCGTTACGCTGCTCTCGCACTCGCCTTCCCCTTCGCCCTCGCCGCCGGTGCGCAATCCATCACCTTGGTGGCCCCGGGGAACGTGCCCAATACAGGAAACACATTCATCGTGCAGCGAGGAGCCTATGTGGCCCCCGGAGCAGGTGGCACAGGGATGCTTTTCAACTTCAATTCCTTGGTGAGCACCGCCACCAATACGTACAAGTGGGAAGATCCCGCGGGCTTGCCCAACGGAGCGCAGTTCCCAAGCGCGCAGTTCGCTTTGACCAACGGAGGTGCGGACACGATCTTCTTCATGGCAACGGCCAGTGGCATTGAGCGGGTGGGGGATACCCAGACGATCAATGCGGCTGGTACCGATTACCACCTGGTCACCTCCTTTTCCAACAGCATGCTGGAACTCACCCTTCCGCTCACATACGGCGACCCCTCTTGGACCGATCTTTTCGTAGGATCAGTTACCGTGGATGGGAACACTACGACACGCAACGGAGGGATCACGGGAACCGCCGATGCGTGGGGACGCGTGGTGTTGCCGGGTGGTGTGGACACCGTGGAGGTGTTGCGTGTGACCACGCGTTTGACCGAAACGATCCCGCTTACCGTTAGCGGTTTCCCGATCACTGTGGGGCATGTTCACAACGTCAATGCCTACTATCCCTTATGGGGCAAGTTCCCCGTGTTGCGTACGGTTTCGGATTCCCTGACCTCCCAATTCCTGAATCAGGATTATGCGTACACCGAATGGCTCGACCATACGGCCGTCGGCATTGTTGCCCTCCACACGGACCCCTTCAACGTGCGCGTATTCCCGAACCCCGCAAGCGAGATCGCCGAAGTCACGTTCAATGAAGTGCAAGGTGCCGCCACGATGGAAGTGGTGGACATGCGCGGTGCAACGGTAATGCACAAGGTGATCGGCACAACGGGCAATGCCCCGGCCGTGGAGCGCATCGATGTGTCGCAATGGGATGCCGGTGTGTACCAAGTGCTCCTGACCGATGCAAAGGGCAGCCGCAGCACGCGCCGGTTCATCGTTGCACATTGA
- a CDS encoding OmpH family outer membrane protein: MSKRSLLLLLVFWNILLTAAIVWSLVRARVPQRLLEKQLTEIGGANEVQPLPMVRDTGSVPEGRIAYFLMDSVEANYALVKESSDRVRSEGQRMENNLQREMQKAQGRYEQLTSKDHTYSTQAELQQDQAELEQLGQKIQDMRTSAQDQLDKMQTDMLRDITQKIRGFLESYNSTAGYDYIFSIQDAGQIWVGNEGLDITSAVVAGLNQQHQAVKAAKAK, translated from the coding sequence ATGTCCAAGCGTTCGCTTCTTCTCCTCCTCGTTTTTTGGAACATCCTGCTCACCGCCGCCATCGTCTGGTCGCTCGTGCGCGCAAGAGTGCCGCAGCGCCTCTTGGAAAAACAGCTCACGGAGATCGGTGGCGCCAATGAAGTGCAGCCCCTACCGATGGTGCGGGATACGGGATCGGTCCCCGAGGGCCGGATCGCCTATTTCCTCATGGATTCCGTGGAGGCCAACTATGCGCTGGTGAAGGAAAGCTCGGACCGTGTGCGCAGCGAGGGGCAGCGCATGGAGAACAACTTGCAGCGCGAAATGCAGAAAGCGCAGGGCCGCTATGAGCAGCTCACGAGCAAGGACCACACCTACAGCACCCAGGCCGAACTGCAGCAGGACCAGGCCGAACTGGAACAGCTGGGCCAGAAGATCCAGGACATGCGCACCAGCGCACAGGACCAGTTGGACAAGATGCAGACCGACATGCTGCGCGATATCACCCAGAAGATCCGCGGCTTTTTGGAGAGCTACAACAGCACGGCCGGGTACGACTACATCTTCAGCATCCAGGACGCCGGGCAGATCTGGGTGGGGAACGAGGGCTTGGACATCACCTCGGCCGTGGTGGCCGGCCTGAATCAACAGCATCAAGCCGTAAAGGCCGCGAAGGCCAAGTAG
- a CDS encoding VWA domain-containing protein — MLGLRFEKYLPPKDDRTPFEKLLPIFLEILTHTSGDVEEALDWMQEVDKEHGLFTAEYSFENFKEDLFKHGILGVPTKGEGITLTGKAERLIRERALEQVFGKLKKSDRGSHGLRRTGQGDEVTSDRRAFRFGDALEQVAMSDSIRNAQQRGIDELRMSEDDLEVVEAEHQSACATVLMIDISHSMILYGEDRITPAKKVAMALAELIARRYPKDTLDIVVFGNDAWQVSLKDLPYLQVGPFHTNTVAGLELAMDILRRRKLKNRRIVMITDGKPSCIKRDGEYYMNSIGLDPFIVARTLDAAMRARKAKIPITTFMIAQDPYLQRFIERFTEVNQGRAFYTGLQGLADMVFRDHASNRKAS; from the coding sequence ATGCTTGGCTTACGCTTCGAAAAATACCTCCCCCCGAAGGACGACCGTACGCCTTTCGAAAAGCTCTTGCCCATTTTTTTGGAGATCCTCACCCACACCAGCGGCGATGTGGAGGAAGCGCTGGACTGGATGCAGGAAGTGGACAAGGAGCACGGCTTGTTCACGGCGGAATACAGCTTCGAGAATTTCAAGGAGGACCTCTTCAAACACGGCATCCTCGGCGTGCCGACGAAAGGGGAGGGGATCACCCTCACCGGCAAGGCCGAACGACTGATCCGTGAGCGCGCGCTGGAGCAGGTATTCGGCAAACTGAAGAAGAGCGACCGCGGCAGCCACGGCCTGCGCCGCACCGGACAGGGCGATGAGGTCACCAGCGACCGCCGCGCCTTCCGCTTCGGCGATGCGTTGGAGCAAGTGGCCATGAGCGACAGCATCCGCAACGCCCAGCAACGCGGTATCGATGAGCTGCGCATGAGCGAGGACGACCTCGAAGTGGTGGAGGCCGAGCACCAGAGCGCCTGCGCCACCGTGCTGATGATCGACATCAGCCACAGCATGATCCTCTACGGCGAGGACCGCATAACCCCTGCGAAGAAGGTGGCGATGGCACTGGCCGAACTGATCGCACGCCGCTATCCGAAGGACACGCTGGACATCGTGGTCTTCGGCAACGATGCGTGGCAGGTGAGCCTGAAGGACCTGCCCTACCTGCAAGTGGGGCCGTTCCATACCAACACCGTCGCCGGGCTGGAACTGGCCATGGACATTCTGCGCCGCCGCAAGCTGAAGAACCGCCGCATCGTGATGATCACCGATGGTAAGCCGAGCTGCATCAAACGTGACGGCGAATATTACATGAACAGCATCGGGCTGGATCCCTTCATCGTGGCGCGCACGCTGGATGCCGCCATGCGGGCACGCAAGGCGAAGATCCCCATCACCACCTTCATGATCGCGCAGGATCCCTACCTGCAACGCTTTATAGAGCGCTTCACCGAGGTGAACCAAGGCCGCGCCTTTTACACCGGCCTGCAAGGCTTGGCGGACATGGTGTTCCGCGACCATGCGAGCAACCGGAAAGCCTCTTGA
- a CDS encoding nitroreductase, producing the protein MRHSISDITETIRDRRTIQPSDYTDREVQRDVIDKVLGNAIWAPTHGMTQPWRFTVFTGKGRERLSAFMGAEYMRLFPGEKFMQRKYDSHVQRPLQSSVVVALGLARDPNGKIPLHEEQYAVACAVQNMHLTCAAYGLGAFWSTGSVLTGEAMRNFLELGPEDHCLGLFYMGYPAGEWPKGYRKPLPEFVRYLGE; encoded by the coding sequence ATGCGGCACAGCATCAGCGATATCACAGAGACCATCCGCGACAGGCGGACCATCCAGCCCTCGGACTACACCGACCGGGAGGTGCAGCGCGACGTGATCGACAAGGTGCTCGGCAACGCCATCTGGGCGCCCACGCACGGCATGACGCAGCCTTGGCGCTTCACGGTCTTCACCGGGAAAGGCCGGGAGCGGCTCTCCGCGTTCATGGGCGCGGAATACATGCGGCTCTTTCCGGGGGAGAAATTCATGCAGCGCAAGTACGACAGCCACGTGCAGCGCCCCTTGCAGAGCAGCGTGGTGGTGGCCTTGGGCCTGGCCCGCGACCCGAATGGCAAGATCCCCCTGCACGAGGAGCAGTATGCCGTGGCCTGCGCGGTGCAGAACATGCACCTCACCTGCGCCGCATACGGCCTTGGCGCGTTCTGGAGCACCGGTTCCGTGCTCACCGGGGAGGCCATGCGCAACTTCTTGGAACTCGGCCCGGAAGACCATTGTTTAGGCCTGTTCTACATGGGCTACCCCGCCGGTGAATGGCCGAAGGGCTACCGGAAGCCGTTGCCGGAGTTCGTGAGGTATTTGGGGGAGTAG